In a single window of the Streptomyces sp. NBC_00285 genome:
- the chpG gene encoding chaplin ChpG, giving the protein MSRIAKGLALTTVAAAAVAGSAGLAVADSGAQAAAAHSPGVLSGNVVQVPVHIPVNVCGNTVNVIGLLNPAFGNTCVND; this is encoded by the coding sequence ATGTCGCGTATTGCGAAGGGCCTGGCCCTGACGACTGTTGCTGCCGCCGCCGTTGCGGGCAGCGCCGGCCTCGCCGTCGCCGACTCCGGCGCGCAGGCCGCCGCCGCCCACTCCCCGGGTGTGCTGTCGGGCAACGTCGTCCAGGTTCCGGTTCACATCCCGGTCAACGTCTGCGGCAACACGGTCAACGTGATCGGCCTGCTGAACCCGGCGTTCGGCAACACCTGCGTCAACGACTGA
- a CDS encoding DUF3344 domain-containing protein: MPKSPGPLLRRTLAVSLALLAVAAAPPAPPSPEGQRIPFAERHHALQHGGMVRAANTSISCRTTAAACSAAREGRAVNGDFDMFYVDVDSDPNTYNSSRAEVRLPAGSRVTYARLYWGGNLKVGEQKPPKDNGRVLVAEPGGQYKEVLADTVVGHRVAQGADAFQASADVTKLVRASGSGLYTVAQVNVAMGRSVAGAWGGWTLVAAYENPREPLRHLVLWDGFDTPAAGVGATIRVPFPKGATGRVGLVAYNGDRGRTGDSFTLSTDGRPGGPLTDTANPRTDVLNSTISEPGPAPARREPSYSNTLGYDSDVFDLGKALGSGGDQLAFRLVSQRDAAWTGVLFAAVDARK; this comes from the coding sequence ATGCCTAAATCCCCGGGTCCGCTACTGCGTCGCACCCTGGCGGTCTCCCTGGCCCTCCTCGCCGTAGCCGCCGCGCCGCCCGCGCCGCCCTCGCCGGAGGGGCAGCGCATCCCGTTCGCCGAGCGCCACCACGCGCTCCAGCACGGCGGCATGGTCCGCGCGGCCAACACCTCGATCAGCTGCCGTACGACGGCGGCCGCCTGCTCTGCCGCCCGTGAGGGCCGGGCCGTCAACGGCGACTTCGACATGTTCTACGTGGACGTCGACAGCGACCCGAACACCTACAACTCCTCCCGCGCCGAGGTCCGGCTGCCTGCGGGCTCCCGGGTGACGTACGCGCGCCTGTACTGGGGCGGCAACCTCAAGGTGGGCGAGCAGAAGCCGCCGAAGGACAACGGGCGGGTGCTCGTCGCCGAGCCGGGCGGCCAGTACAAGGAGGTCCTCGCCGACACAGTCGTGGGCCACCGGGTGGCACAGGGCGCGGACGCCTTCCAGGCCTCGGCGGACGTCACGAAGCTGGTGCGCGCGAGCGGTTCGGGTCTGTACACGGTGGCCCAGGTCAATGTGGCGATGGGCAGGTCGGTCGCCGGCGCCTGGGGCGGATGGACGCTCGTGGCGGCGTACGAGAACCCGCGCGAGCCCCTCAGACACCTCGTGCTCTGGGACGGGTTCGACACACCGGCCGCCGGCGTCGGGGCGACGATCCGGGTGCCCTTTCCGAAGGGGGCCACGGGCCGCGTCGGGCTCGTCGCGTACAACGGCGACCGCGGCCGAACGGGTGACTCGTTCACTCTTTCGACGGACGGCCGACCGGGGGGACCCCTCACCGACACCGCCAACCCCCGTACAGACGTACTGAATTCGACCATCAGTGAGCCCGGACCTGCCCCTGCACGGCGTGAGCCCTCGTACTCGAACACCCTCGGCTACGACTCGGATGTGTTCGATCTCGGCAAGGCGCTCGGGTCCGGTGGTGACCAGCTGGCCTTCCGGCTCGTTTCCCAGCGCGACGCGGCGTGGACCGGTGTGCTCTTCGCCGCCGTCGATGCCCGCAAATGA
- a CDS encoding glycosyltransferase, which produces MHQSGTDPRPRVLHLTQPVDGGVARVVTDLARAQLAAGLHVTVACPDGPLTPALRALGANVLPWAATRSPGPALLGEVRRLSRVIGQVRPDLVHAHSAKAGLAGRLAVRGRIPTVFQPHAWSFEAVGGPTSALALRWEREGARWAHRMVCVSEAERATGVRAGIAGRWSVIPNGIEPQRFHPAAVDTVRASLLPDVDPAAPLVMCVGRLCRQKGQDVLLRAWEAILARVPGARLVLVGDGPDAAALRDRSPRSVVFAGSVADSVPWYQAADLVVLPSRWEGMALAPLEAMACGRPVVVTDVDGARESLPPGLAPRCLVPPGDPAALARAVSDLLLDPLLRESIGHQGRRHVLATHDVRHTAGAVADVYRELLGGEFAGRIAPTEYRESIHS; this is translated from the coding sequence ATGCACCAGTCAGGCACCGACCCCCGGCCACGGGTCCTGCACCTCACCCAGCCGGTGGACGGCGGGGTCGCCCGGGTGGTGACGGACCTGGCGAGGGCCCAACTCGCGGCGGGCCTGCACGTCACGGTCGCCTGCCCGGACGGCCCGCTCACACCCGCACTCCGGGCGCTCGGCGCCAACGTACTGCCCTGGGCTGCGACCCGCTCGCCCGGCCCCGCGCTCCTTGGGGAGGTACGGCGGCTCTCCCGCGTGATCGGCCAGGTGCGGCCCGACCTGGTGCACGCGCACAGCGCGAAGGCCGGGCTCGCGGGCCGGCTCGCGGTGCGGGGGCGGATCCCGACCGTGTTCCAGCCGCACGCCTGGTCCTTCGAGGCGGTCGGCGGACCCACCTCGGCGCTCGCGCTGCGGTGGGAGCGGGAGGGGGCGCGCTGGGCGCACCGGATGGTGTGTGTGAGCGAGGCGGAGCGTGCGACCGGCGTGCGCGCCGGGATCGCCGGCCGCTGGAGTGTCATCCCCAACGGCATCGAGCCGCAGCGCTTCCATCCCGCCGCCGTCGACACCGTACGCGCGTCGCTGCTGCCCGATGTCGATCCGGCGGCCCCGCTCGTGATGTGCGTGGGGCGGCTGTGCCGGCAGAAGGGCCAGGACGTCCTGCTGCGGGCCTGGGAGGCCATCCTGGCGCGGGTGCCCGGGGCTCGGCTCGTGCTGGTCGGTGACGGCCCGGACGCCGCCGCCCTCAGGGACAGGTCGCCGCGGTCCGTGGTGTTCGCGGGTTCCGTCGCCGACAGCGTGCCCTGGTACCAGGCCGCCGACCTGGTCGTCCTGCCCTCGCGCTGGGAGGGCATGGCGCTGGCGCCGCTGGAGGCGATGGCGTGCGGGCGGCCGGTGGTGGTGACGGACGTCGACGGCGCCCGGGAGAGCCTGCCGCCGGGTCTCGCCCCGCGCTGCCTCGTGCCGCCCGGTGATCCGGCCGCCCTCGCGCGCGCCGTCAGCGATCTGCTGCTCGACCCGCTGCTGCGCGAGTCGATCGGCCATCAGGGGCGTCGGCACGTCCTGGCCACACACGACGTACGGCACACGGCCGGGGCGGTGGCGGACGTGTACCGCGAGCTCCTCGGCGGCGAGTTCGCAGGGCGCATCGCGCCCACCGAGTACAGGGAGTCCATCCACTCGTGA
- a CDS encoding exopolysaccharide biosynthesis polyprenyl glycosylphosphotransferase: MTAESTVPSPGGQPRNLRFSPVSLMPPRGTTTGFRFPLRRPPARPASPVPLLAADVFAALIGASAMAEALRHPMLAALLVAASTLLRPQLPGPVPGILDELPTVCGRIAVAWLAVAALVAAYDADLALGAGTLAGGFLIQSVVACVGRGSVHWRRRTARLARPRAALVVGPAGTAQRVAAAVLRHPRCGVRPVGVVSDQQDGSEGLPVLMTGEEVQRALIQNGVREVLAVHPSVRSEQGPLLRALAESGCAVWEVDADSPSYATRHQLAGFSCRRLDMGRRRRGSVGKRVLDVAVSGTLLLLVAPLLVVCAVVLRLTDGRGVVFRQERIGKDGKPFTLLKFRTHRPVDEREAATRWSVANEIRMSWFCRFLRKTSLDELLQLWNVFWGDMSLVGPRPERPYFVGKFSQTYPGYAARHRMRTGITGLAQINGLRGDTSIEDRARFDNAYIDNWSLWQDICILLRTAAALVRPTGS, translated from the coding sequence GTGACCGCGGAAAGTACCGTCCCCTCGCCCGGCGGGCAGCCACGGAATCTGCGATTCTCGCCTGTCTCGCTCATGCCGCCACGCGGCACCACCACCGGCTTCCGGTTCCCGTTGCGCCGGCCTCCGGCCCGGCCCGCGTCGCCGGTGCCGCTGCTCGCGGCCGATGTCTTCGCCGCCCTGATCGGTGCCTCCGCGATGGCCGAGGCCCTGCGCCATCCGATGCTCGCGGCCCTGCTGGTCGCCGCGTCGACACTGCTGCGCCCGCAGCTGCCCGGGCCCGTACCGGGAATCCTCGACGAACTGCCCACCGTCTGCGGCCGGATCGCGGTGGCGTGGCTCGCGGTCGCGGCACTCGTCGCCGCCTACGACGCGGACCTGGCCCTCGGCGCCGGCACGCTCGCCGGCGGTTTCCTGATCCAGTCGGTGGTGGCCTGCGTGGGCCGCGGCAGCGTGCACTGGCGCCGCCGCACGGCCCGGCTGGCCCGACCGCGCGCCGCCCTCGTCGTCGGCCCGGCGGGCACCGCGCAGCGCGTGGCCGCCGCCGTGCTGCGCCATCCGCGCTGCGGGGTGCGGCCGGTGGGCGTGGTGTCCGACCAGCAGGACGGCTCCGAGGGGCTGCCCGTACTGATGACGGGCGAGGAGGTCCAGCGCGCCCTCATCCAGAACGGCGTACGGGAGGTTCTCGCCGTCCATCCCTCCGTACGGTCCGAACAGGGGCCGCTGCTGCGGGCGCTCGCGGAGTCGGGCTGCGCGGTGTGGGAGGTGGACGCGGACTCTCCGTCGTACGCGACGCGGCACCAGCTCGCCGGGTTCTCCTGCCGCCGTCTGGACATGGGTCGACGGCGGCGTGGCAGCGTCGGCAAGCGGGTGCTGGACGTGGCCGTGTCCGGGACCCTGCTCCTGCTGGTCGCTCCGCTGCTGGTGGTGTGCGCGGTGGTGCTGCGGCTGACCGACGGCCGGGGTGTGGTGTTCCGCCAGGAGCGCATCGGCAAGGACGGCAAGCCGTTCACGCTGCTGAAGTTCCGCACCCACCGCCCGGTCGACGAGCGCGAGGCCGCGACCCGGTGGAGCGTGGCGAACGAGATCCGGATGTCCTGGTTCTGCCGCTTCCTGCGCAAGACCTCCCTGGACGAGCTGCTCCAGCTGTGGAACGTCTTCTGGGGCGACATGAGCCTGGTCGGTCCGCGCCCCGAACGCCCTTACTTCGTCGGCAAGTTCAGCCAGACCTACCCCGGTTACGCGGCCCGGCACCGGATGCGGACCGGCATCACCGGTCTCGCCCAGATCAACGGGCTGCGCGGCGACACCTCCATCGAGGACCGGGCCCGCTTCGACAACGCCTACATCGACAACTGGTCGCTGTGGCAGGACATCTGCATCCTGCTGCGCACCGCGGCCGCGCTCGTGCGTCCGACGGGGAGCTGA
- a CDS encoding O-antigen ligase family protein, with product MTHPLTRVRELPPVLPVLVVIALLALPIGPGGDGGAGPADAVSALAVLYCVLRLLRERRRPLSGTAAVLLGLPVIGLAVAAMGASSAGAGLTGMGRYLQIFVLVPAAVLLLIRGRGDFRLLAWAFVGLALWQGTVGVHQFLTGTGASYQGEEIRAVGTFGAQDVMGMATVVSFGLVCAVGLTLGQTPVRHRAVAAACALALLVPLALSFSRGAWIATVVTIVVQFMLAGLGRALKVGAVVAALGVILVGGFGVGSAMLQERVDSITQVTDAPDQSVTDRYTMWAAAVGMWREHPLNGVGLKGFPEHRDAHAALSLSAGSDTEGAGSGFRKQPLLSPHNMYLLVLAEQGLIGLLALAGGWLALLVCGLRRLVRVRRAGPGLDCALVACGLLAWQLTDFAYADIGGTSTVLTAVCFGLAAWWALGSGDTEEPAGPEAPVREPAEKAAVR from the coding sequence ATGACCCACCCCCTGACCCGTGTCCGCGAACTGCCCCCGGTCCTGCCGGTGTTGGTGGTGATCGCTCTCCTCGCGCTGCCCATCGGCCCCGGCGGAGACGGCGGCGCGGGACCGGCCGACGCGGTCTCCGCGCTGGCGGTGCTGTACTGCGTGCTGCGGCTCCTGCGGGAGCGACGGCGCCCGCTGTCCGGCACGGCCGCCGTGCTGCTGGGGCTGCCGGTGATCGGGCTGGCCGTCGCCGCGATGGGCGCGTCCTCGGCGGGTGCCGGGCTGACCGGCATGGGCCGCTATCTGCAGATCTTCGTGCTGGTCCCGGCGGCCGTACTGCTGCTGATCCGCGGCCGGGGTGACTTCCGGCTGCTGGCCTGGGCGTTCGTGGGGCTCGCGCTGTGGCAGGGGACGGTCGGTGTCCACCAGTTCCTGACCGGGACCGGTGCCTCCTACCAGGGTGAGGAGATCCGGGCGGTCGGCACCTTCGGGGCGCAGGACGTGATGGGCATGGCAACCGTCGTGTCCTTCGGTCTGGTGTGCGCGGTGGGGCTGACTCTGGGACAGACTCCGGTACGGCACCGGGCTGTTGCCGCCGCTTGCGCTCTCGCGCTGCTGGTTCCCCTGGCGTTGTCCTTCAGCCGGGGCGCGTGGATCGCCACCGTGGTGACGATCGTCGTGCAGTTCATGCTGGCCGGTCTCGGGCGGGCGCTGAAGGTGGGGGCGGTGGTGGCCGCCCTGGGCGTGATCCTCGTCGGAGGCTTCGGGGTCGGTTCGGCGATGCTCCAGGAGCGGGTCGACAGCATCACGCAGGTCACCGACGCACCCGACCAGTCCGTCACCGACCGGTACACGATGTGGGCGGCGGCCGTCGGGATGTGGCGCGAACACCCGCTGAACGGCGTCGGATTGAAGGGCTTCCCGGAGCACCGGGACGCGCACGCCGCACTGTCGCTGTCCGCGGGCAGCGACACAGAGGGCGCGGGCTCCGGGTTCCGCAAGCAGCCGCTGCTGTCCCCGCACAACATGTATCTGCTGGTCCTCGCCGAACAGGGCCTGATCGGGCTGCTGGCGTTGGCGGGCGGCTGGCTGGCCCTGCTGGTGTGCGGTCTGCGCCGGCTGGTCCGGGTCCGCCGGGCGGGCCCGGGTCTCGACTGTGCGCTGGTCGCCTGCGGGCTGCTGGCCTGGCAGTTGACGGACTTCGCGTACGCCGACATCGGCGGGACCTCGACGGTGCTGACGGCGGTGTGCTTCGGGTTGGCGGCGTGGTGGGCGCTGGGCTCGGGCGACACCGAGGAGCCGGCCGGGCCCGAGGCCCCGGTACGCGAGCCGGCCGAGAAGGCCGCGGTCCGATGA
- the murJ gene encoding murein biosynthesis integral membrane protein MurJ, with protein MRVTRPRASREPRASGPSANGRTTSTYGTVHGRAPETPHGRAHATAQGAGATATAAPAVPPARSADTELAPVSRGFLAKATLVTAVLSIAGALLGLLRDQALARLFGAGSETDAFLVAWTVPEFASTLLIEDGLAFVLIPAFSLALARRAQGAPGDPVRSLVATTLPRLSLAFVAVSALIVGTAPQLVEALAPGLPHPALAVDCTRLTALCVLGFGLTGYFSAALRAHRRFVAPAAIYVAYNAGIITAMYVLGGHWGVRSAALGVAVGSGLMALIQLPSFVRQLCRRRTVRAELVESTERAVSVSLVATVLLFALCRQSQVLIERFLASTLPAGAISHLNYAQKVAQIPMTLSLMLCTVTFPVVARALADGDVERARTRVERDLALAVCVVLLGAATVIACAPQIVELLFQRGAFTARDSAATADVMRVYALGLLGQTVTGCLVRSYFSAGRPTWYPVSAMAAGIVVTSWVGAWTVGPWGVLGIAAANASGITVTAALLLAGMRRRSVPIRTRQVLAELSRPVRAAVVATLAGAFVASRADSALTGLVTGAATVLVVFSLLARALGSQGFEPVVRSVRSVTRRLTHGRTS; from the coding sequence ATGAGGGTGACGCGGCCACGGGCGTCCCGGGAGCCGCGGGCTTCGGGGCCGTCCGCGAACGGCCGCACCACCTCGACCTACGGAACCGTCCATGGCCGGGCCCCCGAAACCCCGCACGGACGAGCCCACGCGACCGCCCAGGGAGCCGGTGCCACCGCCACGGCCGCCCCCGCCGTTCCCCCCGCCCGCTCCGCCGATACCGAACTCGCCCCCGTCTCAAGGGGGTTCCTCGCCAAGGCCACCCTCGTCACCGCGGTGCTCTCCATCGCCGGCGCCCTCCTGGGGCTGCTCCGCGACCAGGCCCTGGCGCGGCTCTTCGGCGCCGGCAGCGAGACCGACGCGTTCCTCGTCGCGTGGACCGTGCCGGAGTTCGCGTCGACGCTGCTGATCGAGGACGGGCTGGCCTTCGTGCTGATCCCGGCGTTCAGTCTGGCGCTGGCGCGGCGGGCCCAGGGCGCTCCCGGCGACCCGGTCCGCTCGCTGGTCGCGACGACCCTGCCCCGCCTCTCGCTCGCCTTCGTCGCAGTGTCCGCGCTGATCGTCGGCACCGCCCCGCAGCTCGTCGAGGCTCTCGCGCCCGGCCTGCCCCACCCCGCGCTCGCCGTCGACTGCACCCGTCTGACCGCGCTGTGCGTGCTGGGCTTCGGACTCACCGGATACTTCAGCGCGGCCCTGCGCGCCCACCGCCGGTTCGTGGCACCGGCGGCGATCTACGTGGCGTACAACGCGGGCATCATCACGGCGATGTACGTCCTCGGCGGGCACTGGGGCGTGCGGTCCGCGGCGCTCGGGGTCGCGGTGGGCAGCGGACTGATGGCGTTGATCCAACTGCCCTCTTTCGTACGGCAGTTGTGTCGCCGACGAACCGTCCGGGCCGAGCTCGTCGAGAGCACCGAGCGCGCGGTGTCCGTATCCCTCGTCGCCACCGTGCTGCTCTTCGCGCTGTGCCGTCAGTCCCAGGTCCTCATCGAGCGTTTCCTCGCCTCCACCCTTCCCGCCGGCGCCATCTCGCACCTGAACTACGCGCAGAAGGTCGCCCAGATCCCGATGACCCTCTCGCTGATGCTGTGCACGGTCACCTTCCCCGTGGTCGCCCGCGCCCTGGCCGACGGTGACGTCGAGCGGGCCCGCACCCGAGTCGAGCGGGACCTGGCGCTCGCGGTCTGCGTGGTGCTGCTCGGCGCCGCCACGGTGATCGCCTGCGCTCCCCAGATCGTCGAACTCCTCTTCCAGCGGGGCGCGTTCACCGCCCGGGACTCCGCCGCCACCGCGGACGTCATGCGGGTGTACGCGCTCGGGCTGCTCGGTCAGACCGTGACCGGCTGCCTGGTGCGCTCCTACTTCTCCGCGGGCCGCCCCACCTGGTACCCGGTCTCCGCGATGGCCGCCGGGATCGTCGTGACCTCATGGGTCGGCGCCTGGACGGTCGGCCCCTGGGGTGTCCTCGGGATCGCCGCCGCCAACGCCTCCGGCATCACCGTCACGGCCGCCCTGCTGCTCGCCGGGATGCGTCGCCGCAGCGTCCCGATCCGCACCCGGCAGGTGCTCGCCGAGCTGAGCCGGCCGGTGCGGGCGGCCGTGGTCGCGACCCTGGCGGGCGCCTTCGTCGCGAGCCGGGCCGACTCCGCCCTGACCGGCCTGGTCACCGGCGCGGCGACCGTCCTCGTCGTCTTCTCCCTCCTCGCCCGGGCCCTCGGCTCCCAGGGCTTCGAACCCGTAGTCCGGTCCGTCCGCTCCGTCACACGAAGGCTCACTCATGGCCGCACCTCCTGA
- a CDS encoding polysaccharide deacetylase family protein: MAAPPESTPWIAMYHSVGDCSDDPYRITVTPDRLDRQLSWLRRRGLRGVSVSELLAAPSRTGLVGLTFDDGYADFVDDALPVLARHDCGATLFVLPGRLGGDNAWDPLGPRKPLLTADGIRTAARAGIEIGSHGLAHVDLTQAQDIALHSEVADSRKLLEELTDSPVAGFCYPYGTLDQRVVDAVREAGYTYGCAIDPGEINSPLALPRVHIGQNDTAVRLFLKYRLHRLRRRPVEGI; this comes from the coding sequence ATGGCCGCACCTCCTGAATCCACCCCGTGGATCGCGATGTACCACTCGGTGGGCGACTGCTCCGACGACCCCTACCGCATCACCGTCACGCCCGACCGCCTCGACCGTCAGCTGTCCTGGCTGCGCCGCCGCGGCCTGCGGGGCGTCTCCGTGTCCGAGCTGCTCGCCGCACCCAGCCGCACCGGCCTGGTGGGCCTCACCTTCGACGACGGGTACGCCGACTTCGTCGACGACGCCCTGCCCGTCCTCGCGCGTCACGACTGCGGCGCCACCCTCTTCGTGCTGCCCGGCAGGCTCGGCGGCGACAACGCCTGGGACCCGCTGGGCCCGCGCAAGCCGCTCCTCACCGCCGACGGCATCCGGACGGCGGCCCGGGCCGGCATCGAGATCGGCTCGCACGGGCTGGCCCACGTGGACCTGACGCAGGCTCAGGACATCGCGCTGCACAGCGAAGTGGCCGACAGCAGAAAGCTGTTGGAGGAGCTGACCGACTCCCCCGTCGCCGGCTTCTGCTACCCGTACGGCACCCTCGACCAGCGCGTCGTCGACGCCGTCAGGGAAGCCGGGTACACCTACGGCTGCGCCATCGACCCCGGTGAGATCAACAGTCCCCTCGCCCTGCCCCGCGTCCACATCGGGCAGAACGACACCGCCGTACGCCTCTTCCTCAAGTACCGGCTGCACCGGCTGCGCCGCCGCCCCGTCGAGGGGATCTGA
- a CDS encoding glycosyltransferase — protein sequence MKALHVITGLGVGGAEQQLRLLLGHLPVDCEVVTLTNPGPVADGLIADGVRVTHLGMTGNRDLGALPRLVRHIRSGGYDLVHTHLYRACVYGRLAARLAGVRAIVATEHSLGDSQMEGRRLTRGVRGLYLASERLGRSTVAVSPTVADRLRRWGVPAPRIEVVPNGIDLDRFRFDPASRLRTRRLLGLPETAYVIGGVGRLTPGKRFDILIRALVELPDICRLLLVGGGPEEHLLRRTAHQAGVADRVLFTGERPYVPDGSPGPDLPSLTSAMDLLASPSPEEAFGLAAVEALAAGLPVLYASCPAIEDLPPETTGAARQVACDARTFARAVAATRAQDSGPRTAPDAAHHYSITRSAARLMNVYTAALAAPSVSPSPQGASSP from the coding sequence GTGAAGGCCCTCCATGTCATCACCGGGCTCGGCGTGGGCGGTGCCGAGCAGCAACTGCGGCTGCTGCTCGGGCATCTGCCGGTCGACTGCGAGGTCGTCACACTGACCAACCCGGGCCCGGTCGCCGACGGACTGATCGCCGACGGCGTGCGGGTGACGCACCTCGGGATGACCGGGAACCGGGACCTGGGCGCGCTGCCCCGCCTGGTCCGGCACATCCGGTCCGGCGGCTACGACCTGGTGCACACCCACCTCTACCGGGCCTGCGTCTACGGCCGTCTCGCCGCCCGGCTCGCGGGGGTCCGCGCGATCGTCGCCACCGAACACTCCCTGGGCGACTCGCAGATGGAGGGCCGCAGACTCACCAGAGGGGTGCGCGGGCTCTACCTCGCCAGCGAGCGCCTGGGCCGGTCCACGGTCGCCGTCTCCCCCACGGTCGCCGACCGGCTGCGCCGCTGGGGCGTGCCCGCACCCCGGATCGAGGTCGTCCCCAACGGCATCGACCTGGACCGCTTCCGCTTCGACCCGGCGAGCCGGCTGCGCACCCGGCGGCTCCTGGGCCTGCCCGAGACGGCGTACGTCATCGGCGGCGTCGGACGCCTCACCCCCGGCAAGCGCTTCGACATCCTGATCCGCGCACTTGTCGAACTCCCGGACATCTGCCGTCTGTTGCTGGTCGGCGGCGGCCCCGAGGAACACCTGCTGAGGCGTACCGCGCACCAGGCGGGCGTGGCCGACCGGGTCCTGTTCACCGGCGAACGCCCCTACGTCCCCGACGGCTCACCCGGCCCCGACCTGCCCTCGCTGACCTCGGCGATGGACCTGCTGGCCTCCCCCTCCCCCGAGGAGGCCTTCGGTCTCGCCGCGGTGGAGGCACTGGCGGCCGGGCTGCCGGTGCTCTACGCCTCCTGCCCGGCGATCGAGGACCTGCCGCCGGAGACGACGGGCGCGGCCCGCCAAGTCGCCTGCGACGCCCGCACGTTCGCCCGTGCCGTCGCGGCCACCCGCGCACAGGACTCCGGGCCTCGCACCGCACCCGACGCCGCCCACCACTACAGCATCACCCGCAGCGCCGCCCGGCTGATGAACGTCTACACGGCCGCCCTGGCCGCCCCTTCCGTGTCCCCGTCACCCCAGGGAGCAAGTTCCCCATGA
- a CDS encoding lipopolysaccharide biosynthesis protein, with translation MTSSTSTTERPTGPRRPAALARAKALPSWSLIAAGVLAGGLLGGAYGLAKPPAYTATAYVVAVPTEKSDSASALGFAQAYGRVATQVAVLGDAQVWAGVSVKTLQSGVQAATSPDAPMVAITATAARPDVAADMANAVSRALTRHANDTKNATNVELQQFARATKPTEPSSASPAVTGLVGASAGGLLGGLVLLARPRRSGSGRDQGRPASVPAPAMAAEAHGQL, from the coding sequence ATGACCTCCTCGACCTCCACGACCGAGCGCCCCACCGGTCCTCGCCGCCCGGCCGCCCTGGCCCGCGCCAAGGCCCTCCCCTCCTGGTCGCTGATCGCGGCCGGCGTCCTCGCCGGCGGACTGCTCGGCGGCGCCTACGGCCTCGCCAAGCCGCCCGCGTACACGGCCACGGCGTACGTGGTCGCCGTACCGACCGAGAAGTCCGACTCGGCGTCCGCGCTGGGCTTCGCGCAGGCCTACGGCCGGGTCGCCACGCAGGTCGCGGTGCTCGGCGACGCCCAGGTGTGGGCCGGGGTGTCGGTGAAGACGCTGCAGTCGGGCGTGCAGGCGGCGACCTCGCCGGACGCGCCGATGGTCGCCATCACGGCAACCGCCGCCCGCCCCGACGTCGCCGCCGACATGGCCAACGCGGTCTCGCGCGCCCTGACCCGGCACGCGAACGACACCAAGAACGCCACCAATGTCGAGCTCCAGCAGTTCGCCCGCGCCACCAAGCCCACCGAACCGTCCTCGGCCTCCCCGGCGGTGACGGGTCTGGTCGGCGCGAGCGCGGGCGGGCTGCTCGGCGGCCTGGTGCTGCTGGCCCGGCCACGGCGGTCCGGGTCCGGCCGGGACCAGGGCCGCCCGGCATCGGTGCCCGCCCCGGCCATGGCCGCCGAAGCCCACGGACAGCTGTGA
- a CDS encoding GNAT family N-acetyltransferase translates to MTYTTHLVTDEQTFTELGPEWAELYRRCEAATPFQSHAWLHSWWLSYGRPGRLRLVLVRHGGELVAVAPLMRVGRPVPSLVPLGGAISDYGDVLLDDERGEDAVAALTEGLARAARTALVDFREVRPGGAAERIYEHWSGPRRRVGDSMCLELPAVPMDELVARLPSAKAQQRVRAKLRKLTSLGVERHVVRPDEVDSALRRLIELHQLQWQGRKVTSEHLRPRFCDHLVRSVGPMVRAGDAVVTEFRLDDDVVAVDLTLLSRRLAGGYLYGAHPRLRERKADVAVMLLDACTEHTREGGRGTLSLLRGNEPYKQHWRPEPVVNQRLLLARNHTAPLLSAVVCDVAARRRGKELLLRWKERREHAGGGRS, encoded by the coding sequence GTGACGTACACGACCCACCTCGTCACCGACGAGCAGACCTTCACCGAACTGGGCCCCGAGTGGGCCGAGTTGTACCGCCGGTGTGAGGCCGCGACCCCGTTCCAGAGCCACGCCTGGCTGCACTCCTGGTGGCTGTCGTACGGCCGGCCCGGGCGGCTGCGCCTGGTCCTGGTCCGGCACGGGGGTGAACTGGTCGCCGTCGCCCCGCTGATGCGGGTGGGCCGCCCGGTGCCGTCCCTCGTGCCGCTGGGCGGGGCGATCTCCGACTACGGGGACGTCCTGCTGGACGACGAGCGGGGCGAGGACGCGGTGGCCGCGCTCACCGAGGGCCTCGCCCGGGCCGCTCGCACCGCGCTGGTCGACTTCCGCGAGGTGCGCCCGGGCGGCGCGGCCGAGCGGATCTACGAGCACTGGAGCGGGCCCCGGCGCCGGGTCGGCGACTCGATGTGCCTGGAGCTGCCCGCCGTACCGATGGACGAGCTGGTCGCCCGGCTGCCGTCCGCGAAGGCCCAGCAGCGGGTGCGCGCCAAGCTGCGCAAGCTGACCTCGCTCGGGGTCGAGCGTCATGTCGTACGCCCGGACGAGGTGGACTCGGCGCTGCGGCGGCTCATCGAGTTGCACCAGCTCCAGTGGCAGGGCCGCAAGGTGACGTCGGAGCATCTGCGGCCGCGGTTCTGCGACCACCTGGTGCGTTCCGTCGGGCCGATGGTGCGTGCGGGGGACGCGGTGGTCACCGAGTTCCGGCTGGACGACGACGTGGTGGCCGTCGATCTGACACTGCTGTCGCGACGGCTGGCGGGCGGCTACCTGTACGGCGCGCATCCGCGGCTGCGGGAGCGGAAGGCGGACGTGGCGGTGATGCTGCTCGACGCGTGTACCGAACACACCCGTGAGGGCGGCCGCGGCACGCTGAGCCTGCTGCGCGGCAACGAGCCGTACAAGCAGCACTGGCGGCCCGAACCGGTGGTCAACCAAAGGCTGTTGCTGGCCCGGAACCACACGGCACCGCTGCTGTCCGCGGTCGTCTGTGACGTGGCCGCGCGGCGGCGGGGCAAGGAACTGCTGCTGCGCTGGAAGGAGCGGAGGGAACATGCCGGTGGCGGCAGGTCCTGA